CAACCTGGGTGGCGTAGGCCTCGGCCTCGGCCAATACCCGGCGTGCCTTGGCTGTCTGTTCGGAGGCATAAAGTTCGGCGTCGGCGGCCAGTTCAACCGCGCGTTTGGACCCTTCGGCCTCGGTCACCTGCGCACGGCGGGCACGTTCGGCGTTCAGCTGTTGCATCATCGCGGCGCGGGTGGCGGCATCAAGGTTCACGTCCAGAATTTCGGCGCGGGTCACTTCGATGCCCCAATCGTCTACGGCGTCCTCGACACTGGATTTGATGGTGGTGATCAATTGGCTGCGGTTGGCCTGCACCTCGTCCAGATCCATCTTGCCGATCTCGGCCCGCACGATACCGGCCACAGTGGTGGAGATCGCACTGTCCACATCGCGGATCCGGTAGACCGTCTTTTCCGGCTCGGTGATCCGGTAGAACACCGAGGTGTCCACCTGAACCAGCACGTTGTCGCGGGTGATCGCGTCCTGACTGGCAGTGGGCAATTGACGCTCAAGGATCGAGATTTTATGGGCAATCTTGTCAATGAAAGGCACGATCATGTTGATCCCCGGCCCAAGCACAGAGCGCAACCGGCCAAAGCGTTCGACAACGTGTTGTTCGGACTGCGGAACAATCTTGACAGCCTTGACGATCAGAATGACGACCAATGCGGCCAGCAGAAGCCACGCGAGATTGGTCTCCAAGGCGTTGATCAACAGTTGTTCAATATCCACTTAGCATACCCTTTTGGTTGAAACTTACCCTTCTATTTGTGCATTTTGCGTCCTGATTGCAAGTTTTGCAGGCTGGGTGTATCGCCAGCAATCAGATCACAAGGATGGCCGCGATGACCCGTATCACTTTTGAAAAACAAGCGCAGGATGGCAAGGCGCGGCGCGGGGTGATCCGCACCACAAGGGGCGACATCCAGACCCCGGCGTTCATGCCTGTTGGCACCGCCGCAACGGTCAAGGCGATGATGCCCGAAAGCGTGGCGGCAACGGGGGCCGATATCCTGCTGGGCAACACCTATCACCTGATGCTGCGCCCCACGGCAGAGCGGGTGGCGGCCTTGGGCGGTTTGCACAAATTCATGAATTGGTCCGGCCCGATCCTGACCGACAGCGGCGGGTTTCAGGTGATGAGCCTTGCAGGCCTGCGCAAGCTGACGGAAAAGGGCGTGACCTTCAAAAGCCACATCGACGGGTCCAAGCACGAGATCACGCCGGAACGTTCGATGGAAATTCAGGCGCTTTTGGGCAGCGACATCGTGATGTGTTTTGACGAATGCCCCGCATTGCCTGCGGATCGGGACCGGATTGCCTCCAGCATGGAATTGTCGATGCGGTGGGCGCGGCGATCCAAGGATGCCTTTGGCGACCGTCCCGGTCATGCGCTCTTTGGAATTCAGCAAGGCGGATTGGAAGAAGACCTGCGGGCCCAAAGTGCGCAGGCGCTGCGTGAAATCGAATTTGACGGTTACGCGGTTGGTGGATTGGCCGTGGGCGAGGGGCAGGAGGCGATGTTTGGTTGCCTTGATTTCGCGCCCGATCAATTGCCAGAAGACAAGCCGCGTTACCTGATGGGGGTGGGAAAGCCCGATGACATCGTCGGCGCGGTGGCGCGCGGCATCGACATGATGGATTGCGTGCTGCCGTCCCGGTCCGGGCGTACGGGGCAGGTGTTCACGCGTCACGGCGTGCTGAACATCAAGAACGCGCGGCATCAGGATGATCCGCGCCCCCTCGATGAAAACTGCAGCTGCCCGGCCTGCCGGAACTATTCACGGGCCTATCTGCACCACGTGTTCCGCAGTCAGGAAATCATCAGCTCCATGCTGCTGACATGGCACAATCTACATTACTATCAGGATATTATGGCAGGTATGCGCGAGGCGATCGCGGGCGGAACTTTTGCCGCATGGCAGGCGGATTTCCATGCCGGTCGCGCCCAGGGAGACATTGACCCCCTGTGACGCATTTCTGAGTGCCGGTCAGGCCAGACGCAATTCCGGCTTTGCAGAGGTGTCCTCGTTGCCCTGTGCACGGTCCAGATCGGCGGCGTCAGAGGACAACAGGCCAACCAGCTCGTCCGTGGTCAGGGCCGTGCAGAATTCCCCGTGCATGGAAGCGACAGCCATATCATGCACCAGTTCCGGATCGTGGTCCTTGCCGTTCCGATCAATTCGGTTGCAGGTCGCGCAGGCGTCATGGGCGAGATAGACGTCAAACCCCATGTTTCCGGCCATGCGTACGGTGGTCTCTACACAGAAGTTGGTAAAGTAACCGGCCACGACCAGGCGCTGAATACCGGCCCGGCGCAGATCAACCTCCAGCGAGGTGCCGATAAAGCCCGAGTTCACGTCCTTGTTGACGATGATATCGCCTTCGGCGGTTTCAAGGCCATCAAGCTGTGCGCCGCCCGGCAGCGAAAACTTGAGCGGGCTGTCCGGCTCAATGGAATCGTGGCGGGTAAAGGCGCAGCGGCGTCCGGCGGTGCGGAAACTGCGCAGCAATTGAACCAGTTTCTCCTGACAATCAGGGTTGTTCATCCGGCCCGTTGGCCCGCCCCAATGGCTTAGGGTGTGCACGCCCTTTTGAACGTCGATCAGCAGCAAGGCGGTGTCTGCTCCGAATTTTTTGATCATTGGAAAATTCTCCTTTTTTCGCCGCAAACCAACCATACGGGAAATTCCCTGTCACCCGTGACGACCGACAAAATTTGGCATGTTCGCGCCATCTGCCGTGCGCTGGCCGTTTTATTTAGTGATCAATTTGCGCAAAACCGTGGTTGCCACTGCCCGCACAGCAGGTGATGATGCGCCAAAGCCCCGTTAAGGGATTGAAACAGGCGGATCAGGTATACATATCTGGTTCTGAACAGGAGACGGCAGAGGTTGCCTACTGAGGAACCTGCACCGTCTTGCTAGAATAAGGAAAGAGCATGTTAGAGCCTTTGAACGCGTCCTACCCCGTTTTGCCGCTGCGCGATATTGTGGTGTTCCCCCATATGATTGTGCCGCTG
This window of the Sulfitobacter mediterraneus genome carries:
- a CDS encoding SPFH domain-containing protein, yielding MDIEQLLINALETNLAWLLLAALVVILIVKAVKIVPQSEQHVVERFGRLRSVLGPGINMIVPFIDKIAHKISILERQLPTASQDAITRDNVLVQVDTSVFYRITEPEKTVYRIRDVDSAISTTVAGIVRAEIGKMDLDEVQANRSQLITTIKSSVEDAVDDWGIEVTRAEILDVNLDAATRAAMMQQLNAERARRAQVTEAEGSKRAVELAADAELYASEQTAKARRVLAEAEAYATQVVATAINENGLEAAQYQIALKQVEAMSILGKSDGNQTVFVPAQALEAFGDAFKLLKGRG
- the tgt gene encoding tRNA guanosine(34) transglycosylase Tgt yields the protein MTRITFEKQAQDGKARRGVIRTTRGDIQTPAFMPVGTAATVKAMMPESVAATGADILLGNTYHLMLRPTAERVAALGGLHKFMNWSGPILTDSGGFQVMSLAGLRKLTEKGVTFKSHIDGSKHEITPERSMEIQALLGSDIVMCFDECPALPADRDRIASSMELSMRWARRSKDAFGDRPGHALFGIQQGGLEEDLRAQSAQALREIEFDGYAVGGLAVGEGQEAMFGCLDFAPDQLPEDKPRYLMGVGKPDDIVGAVARGIDMMDCVLPSRSGRTGQVFTRHGVLNIKNARHQDDPRPLDENCSCPACRNYSRAYLHHVFRSQEIISSMLLTWHNLHYYQDIMAGMREAIAGGTFAAWQADFHAGRAQGDIDPL
- a CDS encoding isochorismatase family protein — its product is MIKKFGADTALLLIDVQKGVHTLSHWGGPTGRMNNPDCQEKLVQLLRSFRTAGRRCAFTRHDSIEPDSPLKFSLPGGAQLDGLETAEGDIIVNKDVNSGFIGTSLEVDLRRAGIQRLVVAGYFTNFCVETTVRMAGNMGFDVYLAHDACATCNRIDRNGKDHDPELVHDMAVASMHGEFCTALTTDELVGLLSSDAADLDRAQGNEDTSAKPELRLA